CCTTGTATGTGAAAAAAATGGATCATTTTCAGACCTTGCGCTGTTGGTCAGAAAAACTATTTAAGCTATTTTAAGGCATCTccttgggctttaggaaattggaacaataatttttctctatattttcattttttatagaTCAAGAAATTGGATGagtaatcaagaaaataataagtACATTGTTccatatgaaaataattttgttgCAGGACTAGTAGGAATGCAAAATTACCCAGGCCTATTTAAAATAATAGAGATCAAGGTTCCCGTGTTGCATATTACAGCTAGTGTTGATGATGGGGTACTTCAGGGGCCGTGGGGGTAAATCAGACAAAGACACCGAGGCACCCAGGCAGCAGTCGCTTAATTCAGGCAGAATAACCAAATGAGGAATACTTGAATTAAAAGACTGTCACAATAAGCATAACCATCACACTGTAGTTCCAGTGGACCTGCTTTAAATGCAGCCATTATGCTGAGGGAGAGCctaattatttgttttcacatcaggACTTTTGTCATTAATGTGGGGATTCAAACCAGGGACATTACAATCACAAACTCCCAATGATAAACAAATAAGCTACCATGTAATATAAACCAACAGACTGTCCTGAGGATGATATATGTAGTCTTACCTTATCTTTCCATTTCACAATGCTGTCACTAAATCGATGAGAGGACCTGGGTTTTCCTTCTAATTCAAACAGTGATACGGAGAGTTTGTAGTGAGTTGCCTCGAGGAGATCCAGTTTTAGAGTGCTCTGCAGGCAATAAGATGACATTAATCAACCCATCAACAAATCTAATCTATGATCAGTTTAAAGTATATATCCATCTGTGTATACACCACTCTCCAtcttttctacacacacacacacacatgctgaatGCTGTTTACCTCATCAAGCTGCTGTTCAGTTTCCTCAAGGTTCTTTTGGTTTGAGAATGAAGGATTTTCAGAGTACATTTTCATCAGCTTTTCAATTCCTGCAACAACAATGTCAAAGGTGACTTAGAAACAATTTCAATTACCTTATTTTGCACTGTCCATTATGAATCAACAATTTTTACATCTCCATCAAataatattgtttaattttaatgcattatttaaTGGATAGTGCGCTCAACTAACCTTCACagtctttctttgtttttgtaatactgTCCTCCAGACGcttgagtttgagtttgatgGCCTCTCTTCTTCGGCCTTTTCCCATCAGTGATTTGCTATCCTCCTCCTGATTTACCAGAAAACAGATAACATGTATTTATCGAATCACACCACTAACTATGATGGTCTTGTTGTAGTACTGATTAATGGAGTGTTTCCAGGAAATTTTACTAACATgctattgtttttattgcactGCACTCTGCAcattcatgtacagtatataaccTTTATTAAATCAGGTAAATTCCATTGaggttattattatattttcaagTTAGACCTGAGTGCTTTGAATTTATAACATGTTAAAAAACAGTGACTATATCCAGTATTAGAACGCACTAAAAATCAGCCGTCATGTCAGGCCCTGTCACAAACTGACAAGTACATCTTTGTAATGTGCAGCTTGCACACTCTCATCAAAGAGACACCCCATGCAGAGATGACTGGGTATGTCTTTGAATGGATGAGTCACTGGATGAGTCTGTGGCCTGCAGTCAAACTTCAATTCAAAATGCAACAGCAGATTCTGAGAGTAAAACTGCAGACTTACAAAATAGTCAGCCATCAAAAACTCAGCTTTGTTATCTTCAGCTGTGATTCTGTTTTCCTCCACCAGGATTTGTATGTCTTTATCCACATCCACCCTCTGGACCAACTGTTGTATCTGTCTTTGGCCCTGGAGGAAGATAAAATACATATCAGTTAAAATATCCATCATGGGATGTTAAGTTTAGATGAATGTCAAGATGTCTTACATGTTTGAGGGTCTGCCCAAGACTGGACATGTGGAGGTTGTATCTATTCAAAATGTTGCACAGAAGTTCAATTCGctgtttctccagctcctgTATGATCTATAAAAGCAGAAAGTAGTGCTGTGATGCTTTCTGTACACACATTTAATCAACCCCTATCCAGATTCCTGACTTTGTCATTCACTCTGTGAAGCATGTAATACCCTAATATATCACCTTCTGTTGAATGATTGTCTTTCAAACCTGAGgcaaaattagaataaaaaacaagGTCATAATGATTGGAAAGATTGTTCAGTAACTAAAAGATCATGGGCCAGCAGCTCAATGTCCTGCGGAAATGTCCTTGAACAGAGTTTCCACATTTTTCCATGTGCTGCTATTCTTTTCTGATGCATGTATCTCAGAAAATACAGGATGAAATAAGTTTGCAGAACACACCAATTATTAAGTGCTCCAAACTGAGCACTTGGGTGGTAGACTGACCTGATGCTTACAAACCATTTTCTGCAAACAAAAGCTCACTGGTTCAACTCGTATCACAAATGaggtgtccttgagcaagacactgaacctaCTGTACCTCTTCACTCACAAAAAGCTACTCTGGATAAGAGGAACAGCTTAATGCCTACAAAACAAGAACTAGGAACTAGCATTCTCCAGCACCTGGTAGcagtttttcagtgtgttttcccACTTGAGTCTCATCTGATGACCCTCCATGTTGATACTAAAGTACTCGTCATCCACCCGCGCCTGCATCTCTGCCGACTTAGTCAGCCTGTTAAGCATCTGTTGTCAAGAACGGGAAAAAACATCTTCAGTGACCAGTTTTTCCACAACTTTTCTCTCCCAGTGTGAAAAAGCACATATGTAGTGATGAAACTAATGCGGTAACCACATACTgtaccttttgtttttccttttctgtgcaAATCTGTTTGTTGTTCTCAACAAAGTTGAATAGAGCCTCATGTTCTCTTGTCAGTCCAACTAATTTCTTCTTTATCTGTTTTAGAAATGAGGAAACACAAGAAGTTgcataaataaatcacaacacaacaaaattatACAGGTAAATAAATCAGGAATATGTTTACATTCAATGCTTAACTACGctaattttaaacatattttgtatTCCTGAGTTTTGTCAGGTTATTTCTGGTGATGTGCGTATGTTTGAGATGCTTTGAGTCTTGGAGTCTTGGAGTCTTGGAGGTTGATGTGAGTTGGGATATTTTTATAACAACTTTGAACTGCCAGATTCAAAACATGAGCTGTTGCACTagagaaaatgacacacacTAAGCCACATACAGAAGGAGTAACAgggtttaaagtttaaaaaaaaaaaaaaaaattacaactgcTTGTTAAACCATttattgtttgacatttctatatttatatttcagttaTCATTTTATTCAGTCATTATCAATTTCATAACACATTATCGCACTTTCATAATGCAGAATAAAAGTTGCTAATAGCTTGGTAATGTATGATGTTCCACAGCAACAGCTAAAAGTAATTTTAAGTATAGTCATAATACTTTATAAGGTCAAACGTCACAGTGGCCCATGATCAATCTGCCCATTTTAAATGAAAGCCTATAATGTCGTGAGCATTATGGTGTTTTGTCTAAACGTAATGAGCAGAAAGTGTAATTATGTCTGATTGTAATGCCTTCATGACAGCACTAGGATTTAAGATTTTAAACCTGCCATGCAGAATGAATTCTTGACCTTGTGAAATGTTGGGATCCTACTTTTAATGTCTTGTCACTATTTTAACACAACGTAAAGCATTATTAAAGCTTATAGCATCTCCTAATGCTCCTAAACATATAATAGATTATAGATACATGCtttaaacaaatgtttcatGGATTAAGGATTTATGGATTAACATGATGATAATTGTCTTTGCGGCAGCTGAATCTTAActaaacaatatttttaataagtgttttttttcttcctttttctatTTGGAGGAAGGTTCTTTACCTTGAGCTGCTCACTCCAATTGGCAGTAACAAGTTTTCCAGTTCTTTCAATGGCACTGTCAAGCTATTGAAACATGTTAAAGGTTAGAGACACATCATAACTTGAGGctaaaaaaacagagataaaaaaaaactaactaatGAATGACATACAGGCCTCTTCCTCTTATTATGCTCGTCTAAGACTTGTCGTATTTCCAGAATTGCTTCTTGTTGAAATGCATTTCCTAATGATCTGGAATGAATAACAATGCCATGTTTAACTCCAGATCTCCCTTACATGTGTATAATCTCTGGATAGGCACAGTTATGAAgtgaactgaaaactgaaaactacCTGTGGGCGTCGGCTCTTGAGTACATCTCATCTGACACATGACACCAGGCACTGTAGGTGGAACTGAGTGGGGAGCCAGCAGGAAAAGGTTATAGCTGTGGGCTAATTAGTCTGACGCTATGTTTTGCTCATGTCTAACCTGCTCGGTGCATGCTATTTTCCATGATACCATTATTTCTGTACAACACATGGCAGTTAGCCCCCAGGAAGATATTAtgttaaacacaaaacagacaaaaatggtAACAATTAAATATTTAGCACTGTCCCATACTTGTTTGACATTCCTTTGGAGGCCCTGATGAGTTTGCCAGCAAGTTTTTGCAGTCCTTTAGCATAAGTAAGTTCCAGCTCAGCCCTAAAACAGGAAAAGGTTGCAACAAGGGGCGATAACTGAGTCAAACAATAACTCCTGTAGTCATTAAAACTGAGTGTGAATGCCATAACTGTACTGAACCTACCTTTGCTGAAAAACTGTCATAAGTTCTTTGCAGAAGTACTCCCCACTTTTTGAAAATCGTTTCACATTTTGATACAGTAGGTTGTACTGAAAGACAGTGAATCAGCCTCCATGAGATTTTTGCAATAATGGACTGAATCAACTGAGTTGAAACCCATACAAAGTTAGATGTGACTGATATAGTGTTGACACCTGCCTCTTACAAGAAAATTCATATAAGACAAAGTTTTTTCTCCATTGCACTGAATTTTCAAAAGACAtactcacagagcagctgccGATAGGATCCCTCATCTTAAGACTGTGGTTGTTTGTTGACTTTGGACCTGGAACTTTGACCACCCTCCTCCCAAAGTCACTCATGCGGAAATCACCTGAGCTTTTGTCAGTGCACTATACAAAGGAAAATTCCagtgagagggaagaaaaaaagacactacAAATATAAACTGAAGGTGGATGGCAAGTAATTCTGGCACAGGTATAGAGAAAGGGaaagatacaaacacaaaacaaaggcCCATTCATGTTCCTAAGCCTGTCCGTGGTGACTACAAAAGTAATATTACACAATCAGAGTggctttattattttctgttgaagTAGACCAACTGAGTGCCACTTTGTAATAGGTCACCCATTATAAATAGTTACATCAGTTTCTTATTTGGACATCCTGAAGACACAGACcatcattagcattcatttggccTGTCCAACACTAATCTAACACTCActctttatatgtttatatattttggtCATAACCAACTCCTCCGGGAAAAATCTGGCTCTTTAGTTcttaaatgctccactatgttcaccagctagttgctaactgtgtctgtctgttgttagCAGGTAgtgtgcaatgttttttttttttttttttttagagcttcTTCACAGAAAAGCCCCCTGAGGCTGAAAATGACACTTTGAGAGCtgtgaaaataaaccaaaacaacaagctggAAGATGCTAAAATACTgcgtagagctgaggggaacagAGATAATGCTCTGTGCATTCATCTCTTCAAATCATCCTTTTCACATACAAGAAGTGAAACAATTGAAAAGTTTGTTGATTGATAagctgatataaaaaaatatagattatagCTGCTTAAAGGTGCATACCATAATTGCAATGTCCCTGGTTCAATTCTGGCCATGGACCTATCACTTATGAACCTGCTTTATTATAAAGTGGTTCCACTAATGATGAAATCGAAGTAACACATGCCATTATTTGGAGATGATTCTTTATGACTCAGACTGTTGGATTATTCATGTGTAAGTCAAGTCAAGTAGTAGGTTGAGTAGTAATTGTTTTCATCTCAAAGCAGACATCGGAGGTGAATTGTTATTAATGTGTCTTTGAGGACACTACAGAGGAAGCTGAGCTGTTGCATGCTTCTCAATGGATCTTTTTCACAGCAaaaattttcacttttcataGTTGGAAAAACCCAAGTGCTTCTAATAACATTAGCAATGGCTGAGTTCTATTCAGGTGTCACATTTAGCCATGACAGCGTggcagtgagccagcatgcacaatgtCAGagccctgaaactgaagcagcgtACATGGCATTTATccatgattcatttttattatttacacctttgcttttcctgctgttacATGTCAAAGtgcctgctgtgaaaaaagcCTTATGCAAATTGTCACACAATGTTTATTCAAGAATAATCTCTAGTCATTATTTATAGCACTGCAATTTTAGTTTACAAAATTAATGTCTTTATAAAATTAGCATCCACCATTGATGCCACCATttgattaatacattttctgattGAACATATCCACACGTATTTGCAgtcttcatgtatttttttattgaataattaaaacaactCAGGTCTGCCTCGTAAGACAGCAAATGGCCTTTAATGAAATGCTTACCAGAAATGTACCAGAATACTTAACAAAATGCTTCAATAGGGAATACAGCATCTAGCCATAtctgatgcacacacataatACTGTTATTGACATCTCATATACAGTTTGAGTGgagaatgtttgtttgtttttttttaatgtgagtAAACTTCACACATTACAATCCATTGGTGAGTGAAGACAAACTCAGTCATCGTTTTGGCAAATCTTTGGGGGTGTAGCATTAAAAGTAAACCCAGGTCTTCAGCACTTTGCTAATATTTGTTGTCGTGatgtgtggtttaaaaaaaaacaaaaacagctgtgttgttgttcCAGATGATTTCCTCTTTAACACT
This genomic interval from Seriola aureovittata isolate HTS-2021-v1 ecotype China chromosome 11, ASM2101889v1, whole genome shotgun sequence contains the following:
- the nostrin gene encoding nostrin isoform X2 yields the protein MRDPIGSCSYNLLYQNVKRFSKSGEYFCKELMTVFQQRAELELTYAKGLQKLAGKLIRASKGMSNNSTYSAWCHVSDEMYSRADAHRSLGNAFQQEAILEIRQVLDEHNKRKRPLDSAIERTGKLVTANWSEQLKIKKKLVGLTREHEALFNFVENNKQICTEKEKQKMLNRLTKSAEMQARVDDEYFSINMEGHQMRLKWENTLKNCYQIIQELEKQRIELLCNILNRYNLHMSSLGQTLKHGQRQIQQLVQRVDVDKDIQILVEENRITAEDNKAEFLMADYFEEDSKSLMGKGRRREAIKLKLKRLEDSITKTKKDCEGIEKLMKMYSENPSFSNQKNLEETEQQLDESTLKLDLLEATHYKLSVSLFELEGKPRSSHRFSDSIVKWKDKDCEHSVFQLTRQVKLRRTPFRSRQSLRASIIYKGPAQLVTQQSVEPSPDASDQVTSTASTHEKEAVECDSTVNGALPHTGDDKGEGQTSELRSMGKCKALYNFTPEQDDELTLKEGDLLDIYTKEENGWWFGELNGQTGHFPSAYVEELPVFCRVKSSDA
- the nostrin gene encoding nostrin isoform X1, producing MRDPIGSCSYNLLYQNVKRFSKSGEYFCKELMTVFQQRAELELTYAKGLQKLAGKLIRASKGMSNNSTYSAWCHVSDEMYSRADAHRSLGNAFQQEAILEIRQVLDEHNKRKRPLDSAIERTGKLVTANWSEQLKIKKKLVGLTREHEALFNFVENNKQICTEKEKQKMLNRLTKSAEMQARVDDEYFSINMEGHQMRLKWENTLKNCYQIIQELEKQRIELLCNILNRYNLHMSSLGQTLKHGQRQIQQLVQRVDVDKDIQILVEENRITAEDNKAEFLMADYFEEDSKSLMGKGRRREAIKLKLKRLEDSITKTKKDCEGIEKLMKMYSENPSFSNQKNLEETEQQLDESTLKLDLLEATHYKLSVSLFELEGKPRSSHRFSDSIVKWKDKDCEHSVFQLTRQVKLRRTPFRSRQSLRASIIYKGPAQLVTQQSVEPSPDASDQVTSTASTHEKEAVECDSTVNGALPHTGDDKGEGQTSELRSMGKCKALYNFTPEQDDELTLKEGKLQLSCRLFQTSEVYILTNKMICLCFTGDLLDIYTKEENGWWFGELNGQTGHFPSAYVEELPVFCRVKSSDA